From the Longimicrobium sp. genome, one window contains:
- a CDS encoding LysE family translocator, with amino-acid sequence MTWQRWGAFVVMEIVLSLTPGPAVLFVVAQGLRHGAARSLWANLGILSGNAFYFALSATGLGALLLASHDLFTVVKWAGAAYLVWLGAATFLGRGAGIAADGSAGAAPEVSGPRMLGRGFVLQAANPKALVFFTALLPQFIDPRAAVGWQVLILGASSVVAEFFVLAAYGVFAGRAARLAHRPSFARTTNRISGALLVGAGAGIALAGRR; translated from the coding sequence ATGACGTGGCAGCGGTGGGGCGCGTTCGTGGTGATGGAGATCGTGCTGTCGCTGACGCCCGGGCCGGCGGTGCTGTTCGTGGTCGCGCAGGGGCTGCGGCACGGGGCGGCGCGGTCGCTCTGGGCCAACCTGGGGATCCTGAGCGGGAACGCCTTCTACTTCGCCCTCTCCGCGACGGGGCTGGGCGCGCTCCTGCTGGCCTCGCACGACCTGTTCACCGTGGTGAAGTGGGCCGGCGCGGCGTACCTGGTGTGGCTGGGCGCGGCGACCTTCCTGGGCCGCGGCGCCGGCATCGCCGCGGACGGATCGGCGGGCGCCGCGCCGGAGGTGAGCGGGCCGCGGATGCTGGGGCGCGGCTTCGTGCTGCAGGCGGCGAACCCCAAGGCGCTGGTGTTCTTCACCGCGCTGCTGCCGCAGTTCATCGACCCGCGCGCCGCGGTCGGATGGCAGGTGCTGATCCTGGGCGCCAGCTCCGTCGTGGCCGAGTTCTTCGTGCTGGCCGCCTACGGCGTGTTCGCCGGGCGCGCGGCGCGGCTGGCGCACCGCCCCTCGTTCGCGCGCACCACCAACCGCATCTCCGGCGCGCTGCTGGTGGGCGCGGGGGCCGGCATCGCGCTCGCCGGGCGGAGGTGA
- a CDS encoding YgjV family protein — protein MDGKLWLELLGYVASVLVAVSLMMSRIVRLRVINLVGSLAFTLYGALIGAYPVAAVNGFIVVINLFYLWKMLRAREYFRILVIEPDSEYLRYFLAVHAGDVRRFLPGFAHAPERGEMTLFVLRDLVPAGLFIGEPRGDGCLWVRLDYVIPAYRDFKIGRYLYGERADFFRERGIHTIVSPAGTAGHAEYLRRMGFTRDESSGAEGVYRLRVG, from the coding sequence ATGGACGGAAAGCTCTGGCTGGAGCTGCTGGGATACGTGGCCTCGGTGCTGGTGGCCGTGTCGCTGATGATGAGCCGCATCGTGCGGCTGCGGGTGATCAACCTGGTGGGATCGCTCGCCTTCACGCTCTACGGCGCGCTGATCGGGGCGTACCCGGTGGCGGCGGTGAACGGGTTCATCGTCGTCATCAACCTCTTCTATCTGTGGAAGATGCTGCGCGCGCGCGAATACTTCCGCATCCTGGTGATCGAGCCGGATTCCGAGTACCTGCGCTACTTCCTTGCCGTCCACGCCGGCGACGTGCGGCGCTTTCTTCCCGGCTTCGCGCACGCGCCGGAGCGCGGGGAGATGACGCTGTTCGTGCTGCGCGACCTGGTGCCGGCCGGGCTGTTCATCGGCGAGCCGCGCGGCGACGGGTGCCTGTGGGTGCGGCTGGACTACGTGATCCCCGCCTACCGCGACTTCAAGATCGGCCGGTACCTGTACGGCGAGCGCGCCGACTTCTTCCGCGAGCGCGGCATCCACACCATCGTGAGCCCCGCGGGGACCGCCGGCCACGCCGAGTACCTGCGCCGGATGGGCTTCACCCGCGACGAATCCTCTGGCGCGGAAGGCGTCTACCGGCTTCGCGTGGGATGA
- the ypfJ gene encoding KPN_02809 family neutral zinc metallopeptidase, whose product MRLNTGGSSNVEDRRGMGGGLAAGGGVGAIILGLLYMLLGGNPGDVQQGPQPDSNAGAPTQQNDAASQFVGKVLRSTELTWADLFQKMGRQYQDPRLVLYSGAYPSACGLGQAAMGPFYCPNDQKVYLDMSFFDELDRRFHAPGQFADAYVIAHEVGHHVQNQLGISQQVQQAEQAASSKAEANSYSVRLELQADCFAGVWANQARQRGEIVLEQGDVESALNAASAIGDDKLQQEAQGRVVPESFTHGSSAQRVEWFSRGLQSGDPRQCDTFEGRTG is encoded by the coding sequence ATGCGCCTGAACACGGGGGGAAGCAGCAACGTCGAGGACCGCCGCGGCATGGGCGGCGGCCTGGCGGCGGGCGGTGGCGTGGGCGCCATCATCCTGGGGCTGCTGTACATGCTGCTGGGCGGCAACCCGGGCGACGTCCAGCAGGGGCCGCAGCCGGACAGCAACGCCGGGGCGCCCACGCAGCAGAACGACGCCGCCAGCCAGTTCGTCGGCAAGGTGCTGCGCAGCACCGAGCTCACCTGGGCGGACCTGTTCCAGAAGATGGGGCGCCAGTACCAGGACCCGCGGCTGGTGCTGTACAGCGGCGCGTACCCTTCCGCGTGCGGGCTGGGGCAGGCGGCCATGGGCCCGTTCTACTGCCCGAACGACCAGAAGGTGTACCTGGACATGAGCTTCTTCGACGAGCTGGACCGGCGCTTCCACGCGCCCGGGCAGTTCGCCGACGCCTACGTGATCGCGCACGAGGTGGGGCACCACGTGCAGAACCAGCTGGGCATCTCGCAGCAGGTGCAGCAGGCCGAGCAGGCGGCCAGCAGCAAGGCCGAGGCGAACTCGTACTCCGTCCGGCTGGAGCTGCAGGCCGACTGCTTCGCCGGCGTGTGGGCCAACCAGGCGCGCCAGCGCGGCGAGATCGTGCTGGAGCAGGGCGACGTGGAGAGCGCGCTGAACGCCGCCAGCGCCATCGGCGACGACAAGCTGCAGCAGGAGGCGCAGGGCCGCGTGGTCCCCGAGTCGTTCACGCACGGCAGCTCCGCGCAGCGCGTGGAATGGTTCTCGCGCGGCCTCCAGTCCGGCGACCCGCGCCAGTGCGACACGTTCGAGGGGCGAACGGGCTGA